The following are encoded together in the Sphaerodactylus townsendi isolate TG3544 linkage group LG12, MPM_Stown_v2.3, whole genome shotgun sequence genome:
- the NR5A1 gene encoding steroidogenic factor 1 has protein sequence MDYSYDQDLDELCPVCGDKVSGYHYGLLTCESCKGFFKRTVQNNKHYTCTETQNCKIDKTQRKRCPYCRFQKCLTVGMRLEAVRADRMRGGRNKFGPMYKRDRALKQQKKALIRANGFKLETASSQIVSPVQADYGLPAALHGVAHPPSKGLQPTAMTPVDYERSPYGTPAVGGPLPGHASLSAYHYPPFPSRAIKSEYPDHYAHPHEAAPAYAYPEAYPSSSPAAPDVPEVMVKLLQLEPDEAQVKGRILACLQQEQAKGRHDKLSPFGLLCKMADQTLFAIVEWARSCLFFKELEVGDQMKLLQNCWSELLVFDHIFRQVQYGKEHSMLLVTGQEMDMSTVTTQAGSILNNLVLRAQELALHLHSLQVDRHEFVCLKFLILFSLDVKYLENSSLAKDAQEKANAALLEYTICHYPHATDKFRQLLVRLADIRSLSMQAEEYLYHKHLSGEVPCNNLLIEMLHAKRT, from the exons ATGGACTATTCCTACGACCAGGACCTGGACGAGCTGTGTCCCGTCTGCGGGGACAAGGTCTCCGGCTATCATTACGGGCTGCTCACCTGCGAGAGCTGCAAG GGCTTCTTCAAGAGGACTGTGCAGAACAACAAGCATTACACCTGTACTGAGACGCAGAACTGCAAGATCGACAAGACGCAGCGCAAGAGGTGCCCCTACTGCCGCTTCCAGAAGTGCCTGACTGTGGGGATGAGACTTGAAG CCGTGCGCGCCGACCGCATGCGAGGCGGACGGAACAAGTTCGGGCCCATGTACAAGCGGGACCGCgccctgaagcagcagaagaaggcgcTGATCCGGGCCAACGGCTTCAAGCTGGAGACCGCCTCCTCGCAGATCGTGTCGCCGGTGCAGGCGGACTACGGCCTCCCCGCCGCCCTGCACGGCGTGGCCCACCCGCCCTCCAAAGGCCTGCAGCCCACCGCCATGACGCCCGTCGACTACGAGCGCAGCCCCTACGGGACCCCCGCCGTGGGCGGCCCGCTGCCGGGCCACGCGTCGCTCTCGGCCTACCACTACCCGCCCTTCCCCAGCCGGGCTATCAAGTCCGAGTACCCGGACCACTACGCGCACCCGCACGAGGCCGCCCCGGCCTACGCCTACCCGGAGGCCTACCCCAGCAGCTCGCCCGCGGCGCCCGACGTGCCCGAGGTGATGGTGAAGCTGCTGCAGCTCGAGCCGGACGAGGCGCAGGTCAAGGGCCGCATCCTGGCCTGCCTGCAGCAGGAGCAGGCCAAGGGCCGCCACGACAAGCTCAGCCCCTTCGGCCTCCTGTGCAAGATGGCCGACCAGACCCTCTTCGCCATCGTCGAGTGGGCCCGCAGCTGCCTCTTCTTCAAAGAGCTGGAG GTGGGAGACCAGATGAAGCTGCTGCAGAACTGCTGGAGTGAGCTGCTGGTTTTCGACCACATCTTTCGGCAGGTGCAGTACGGGAAGGAGCACAGCATGCTGCTGGTGACGGGCCAGGAG ATGGACATGTCCACAGTCACTACACAGGCAGGGTCTATCCTGAACAACCTGGTGCTGAGGGCTCAGGAACTAGCACTGCACTTGCATTCCCTCCAAGTAGACAGGCACGAGTTCGTCTGCTTGAAGTTCCTAATTCTCTTCAGTCTTG ATGTAAAGTACCTGGAGAATTCCAGCCTAGCAAAAGATGCCCAGGAGAAAGCAAATGCAGCACTGCTCGAGTACACCATCTGCCACTATCCTCATGCCACGGACAAATTCCGGCAGTTGCTTGTCCGGCTAGCTGACATCCGCTCTCTCAGCATGCAGGCCGAGGAGTACCTCTATCACAAGCACCTGAGCGGGGAGGTGCCTTGTAACAACCTTCTGATTGAAATGCTGCATGCCAAACGGACTTGA